One Streptomyces sp. P9-A2 DNA window includes the following coding sequences:
- a CDS encoding amino acid ABC transporter ATP-binding protein, which translates to MTEVSVAKEDVAATGDLVVLKSVNKHFGALHVLQDIDLTIARGEVVVVIGPSGSGKSTLCRAINRLETIEDGSITIDGKPLPHEGKELARLRADVGMVFQSFNLFAHKTVLENVTLGQVKVRKKDKKAAEERARALLDRVGVSAQADKYPAQLSGGQQQRVAIARALAMEPKVMLFDEPTSALDPEMINEVLEVMQQLARDGMTMIVVTHEMGFARSAANRVVFMADGRIVEEATPDQFFSNPRSDRAKDFLSKILHH; encoded by the coding sequence ATGACCGAAGTATCGGTGGCCAAGGAAGATGTGGCCGCGACCGGCGATCTGGTCGTCCTGAAGAGCGTCAACAAGCATTTCGGCGCGTTGCACGTACTCCAGGACATCGACCTGACGATCGCCCGCGGCGAAGTCGTCGTCGTCATCGGGCCCTCCGGGTCCGGGAAGTCCACCCTGTGCCGCGCCATCAACCGTCTGGAAACGATCGAGGACGGGTCGATCACGATCGACGGCAAGCCCCTGCCGCACGAGGGCAAGGAGCTCGCCCGGCTGCGGGCCGACGTGGGGATGGTCTTCCAGTCCTTCAACCTCTTCGCGCACAAGACCGTGCTCGAGAACGTGACGCTGGGCCAGGTCAAGGTCCGCAAGAAGGACAAGAAGGCGGCCGAGGAGCGGGCCCGCGCCCTGCTCGACCGGGTCGGCGTGAGCGCGCAGGCCGACAAGTACCCCGCACAGCTCTCCGGCGGCCAGCAGCAGCGTGTCGCCATCGCGCGGGCTCTGGCGATGGAACCCAAGGTCATGCTCTTCGACGAGCCGACGTCGGCGCTCGACCCGGAGATGATCAACGAGGTTCTGGAGGTCATGCAGCAGCTCGCCCGCGACGGCATGACCATGATCGTGGTGACCCACGAGATGGGATTCGCCCGTTCCGCCGCCAACCGCGTGGTGTTCATGGCGGACGGCCGCATTGTCGAAGAGGCGACGCCGGACCAGTTCTTCAGCAACCCGCGCAGCGATCGTGCCAAGGATTTCCTGTCGAAGATCCTGCACCACTGA
- a CDS encoding class III extradiol dioxygenase subunit B-like domain-containing protein → MLVAAAVCPCPPLLVPEVAAGAAPELDTARAACTDAVGVLTAARPDLLVVVGPARGDVGAARYPEGSTGSFQSFGVGLGVRLGADRDTAAGRTLPGALAVGAWLLERTGWANAPVEGLGVGESLAAERCAEQGREIATRAERVALLVMGDGSACRTLKAPGYLDERAAPFDAEAARALGAADTASLRALDGGLARELKASGRAPWQVLAGAAEAGGTALEGTLLYEDAPYGVGYMVATWS, encoded by the coding sequence ATGCTTGTCGCCGCCGCAGTCTGCCCGTGCCCGCCCCTCCTCGTGCCCGAAGTGGCCGCGGGCGCCGCGCCCGAGCTGGACACCGCGCGGGCCGCGTGCACGGACGCGGTCGGTGTGCTCACCGCCGCCCGGCCCGACCTGCTGGTGGTCGTCGGCCCGGCGCGCGGCGACGTAGGGGCCGCGCGCTACCCGGAGGGCAGCACGGGGTCCTTCCAGAGCTTCGGTGTCGGTCTCGGCGTACGGCTCGGAGCGGACCGGGACACGGCGGCCGGCCGGACACTGCCCGGTGCGCTCGCGGTGGGCGCCTGGCTGCTGGAGCGGACCGGATGGGCGAACGCACCCGTCGAGGGACTCGGCGTGGGGGAGTCCCTCGCGGCCGAGCGGTGCGCCGAACAGGGACGGGAGATCGCCACCAGGGCGGAGCGGGTCGCGCTGCTGGTGATGGGCGACGGCAGTGCCTGCCGCACGCTCAAGGCGCCGGGCTACCTCGACGAGCGGGCGGCGCCCTTCGACGCGGAGGCCGCGCGGGCGCTGGGAGCGGCCGACACGGCGTCACTGCGGGCGCTGGACGGCGGCCTGGCGCGCGAACTCAAGGCGTCCGGCCGGGCACCCTGGCAAGTCCTGGCGGGGGCGGCCGAAGCCGGGGGGACCGCCCTGGAGGGCACGCTGCTGTACGAGGACGCTCCGTACGGGGTGGGCTACATGGTGGCCACCTGGTCGTAG
- the miaB gene encoding tRNA (N6-isopentenyl adenosine(37)-C2)-methylthiotransferase MiaB codes for MSSIDRSQSVGGTRTYEVRTYGCQMNVHDSERLSGLLEDAGYVRAPEGADGDADVVVFNTCAVRENADNKLYGNLGHLAPSKARRPGMQIAVGGCLAQKDRDTIVKRAPWVDVVFGTHNIGKLPVLLERARVQEEAQVEIAESLEAFPSTLPTRRESAYAAWVSISVGCNNTCTFCIVPALRGKEKDRRPGDVLAEIEALVAEGVSEITLLGQNVNAYGSDIGDREAFSKLLRACGRIEGLERVRFTSPHPRDFTDDVIAAMAETPNVMPQLHMPLQSGSDTVLKAMRRSYRQERYLGIIEKVRAAIPHAAISTDIIVGFPGETEEDFEQTLHVVREARFAQAFTFQYSKRPGTPAAEMDGQIPKKVVQERYERLAALQEEISWEENKKQVGRTLELMVAEGEGRKDGATHRLSGRAPDSRLVHFTKPEQEVRPGDVVTVEITYAAPHHLLAEGPTLEVRRTRAGDAWEKRNTAGAAEPAGVMLGLPKVGVPEPLPAIAGGCAID; via the coding sequence ATGAGCAGCATCGACCGGAGCCAGTCAGTGGGCGGCACGCGCACCTATGAAGTACGCACCTACGGGTGCCAGATGAACGTCCACGACTCCGAGCGATTGTCCGGGCTGCTGGAGGACGCGGGCTACGTCCGCGCTCCCGAGGGCGCCGACGGCGACGCCGACGTCGTCGTCTTCAACACCTGCGCCGTGCGGGAGAACGCCGACAACAAGCTCTACGGAAACCTCGGCCACCTCGCCCCCAGCAAGGCGCGGCGCCCCGGCATGCAGATCGCGGTCGGCGGCTGCCTCGCGCAGAAGGACCGCGACACCATCGTGAAGCGGGCCCCCTGGGTGGACGTCGTCTTCGGCACGCACAACATCGGCAAGCTGCCGGTCCTCCTGGAGCGCGCCCGCGTCCAGGAGGAGGCCCAGGTCGAGATCGCCGAGTCGCTGGAGGCCTTCCCGTCCACGCTGCCGACCCGCCGCGAGAGCGCCTACGCGGCCTGGGTGTCCATCTCCGTCGGCTGCAACAACACCTGCACCTTCTGCATCGTCCCCGCGCTGCGCGGCAAGGAGAAGGACCGGCGTCCCGGGGACGTCCTCGCCGAGATCGAGGCCCTGGTCGCCGAGGGTGTCTCGGAGATCACCCTGCTCGGCCAGAACGTCAACGCGTACGGTTCCGACATCGGTGACCGGGAGGCGTTCAGCAAGCTGCTGCGGGCCTGCGGGAGGATCGAGGGCCTGGAGCGCGTCCGCTTCACCTCCCCGCACCCGCGCGACTTCACCGACGACGTCATCGCCGCCATGGCCGAGACGCCCAACGTGATGCCGCAGCTCCACATGCCGCTCCAGTCCGGCTCGGACACGGTCCTCAAGGCGATGCGCCGCTCGTACCGGCAGGAGCGCTACCTCGGCATCATCGAGAAGGTCCGCGCCGCCATCCCGCACGCGGCGATCAGCACCGACATCATCGTGGGCTTCCCGGGCGAGACCGAGGAGGACTTCGAGCAGACCCTGCACGTGGTGCGCGAAGCCCGCTTCGCCCAGGCCTTCACCTTCCAGTACTCCAAGCGGCCGGGAACCCCGGCCGCCGAGATGGACGGCCAGATTCCCAAGAAGGTCGTCCAGGAGCGCTACGAACGGCTCGCCGCCCTCCAGGAGGAGATCTCCTGGGAGGAGAACAAGAAGCAGGTCGGCCGCACCCTGGAGCTGATGGTGGCCGAGGGCGAGGGCCGCAAGGACGGCGCCACCCACCGTCTCTCCGGCCGCGCCCCGGACAGCCGCCTGGTGCACTTCACCAAGCCGGAGCAGGAGGTCCGTCCCGGCGACGTCGTCACCGTCGAGATCACCTACGCGGCTCCCCACCACCTCCTTGCCGAGGGCCCCACCCTGGAGGTGCGCCGCACCCGCGCGGGCGACGCCTGGGAGAAGCGCAACACCGCCGGGGCCGCCGAGCCGGCGGGTGTCATGCTCGGTCTGCCCAAGGTGGGAGTGCCCGAGCCGCTGCCGGCGATCGCCGGGGGCTGCGCCATCGACTGA
- a CDS encoding amino acid ABC transporter permease, translating to MFDFISDYNDPTLLGAFWMTVKLTVFSGIASLVWGTLLAAMRVSPVPLLRGFGTTYVNIVRNIPLTVIIVFTSLGLADIFGMTMGAPDDFALQGFRLAVLGLSAYTAAFVCEALRSGINTVPVGQAEAARAIGLNFSQVLGLIVLPQAFRAVIGPLANVLIALTKNTTVAAAIGVAEAALLMKEMIENEAQTLLIGAVFAFGFVVLTLPTGLFLGWLSKRLAVKR from the coding sequence GTGTTCGACTTCATTTCTGACTACAACGATCCAACCTTGTTGGGTGCCTTCTGGATGACGGTGAAACTCACCGTGTTCTCAGGCATCGCCTCCCTGGTCTGGGGCACCCTGCTGGCGGCGATGCGAGTCAGCCCCGTCCCCCTGCTGCGAGGGTTCGGCACGACTTATGTGAACATCGTCCGGAACATCCCCCTGACGGTCATCATCGTCTTCACCTCACTCGGCCTCGCCGACATCTTCGGCATGACCATGGGCGCGCCCGACGACTTCGCACTCCAGGGCTTCCGCCTCGCGGTGCTCGGTCTGTCCGCCTACACCGCGGCCTTCGTCTGCGAGGCGCTGCGCTCCGGCATCAACACCGTGCCCGTCGGGCAGGCTGAGGCGGCCCGCGCCATCGGTCTGAACTTCTCGCAGGTACTCGGACTGATCGTGCTGCCGCAGGCGTTCCGCGCGGTCATCGGACCGCTCGCGAACGTGCTGATCGCACTGACCAAGAACACGACGGTGGCGGCCGCGATCGGTGTGGCGGAGGCCGCTCTGCTGATGAAGGAAATGATCGAGAACGAGGCACAGACGCTGCTCATCGGCGCGGTCTTCGCCTTCGGATTCGTGGTACTGACCCTGCCCACCGGCCTGTTCCTGGGCTGGCTGAGCAAGCGACTGGCGGTGAAGCGGTGA
- a CDS encoding sensor histidine kinase: protein MHTRLLPLLIVLMAAVLLALGVPLAVSLAGAQQQRVIVDRIDDTARFAALAQFVTEPTDPVTGNVNERRETLSSELHSYYEVYGIRAGVFHRNDTPMAHAPDDWFLPGTGEVRDAFQEALLSRRSHDPEQVWPWERRSLVVASPVIRDGDVVAVVVTDSPTGQMRSRILRGWLLIGVGEAAAMLLAVGAALRLTGWVLKPVRVLDATTHDIATGRLKSRVAAAGGPPELRRLARSFNEMADNVESVLEQQRAFVADASHQLRNPLSALLLRIELLALELPEGNEEIASVQAEGRRLAQVLDDLLDLALAEHSEAQLQITDIGALAAERVAAWSPTAEAKGVLLVGECPPTTAWADPVALSSALDAVIDNAVKFTPEDRTVEVTVASNGDTSTVVVTDDGPGLTDEELARVGDRFWRSSLHQNIRGSGLGLSISRALLTAGGGSIAYERHEPHGLRVTVTVPRSDPTGGTTVQGLTDR, encoded by the coding sequence GTGCACACACGCCTGCTGCCACTGCTCATCGTCCTGATGGCGGCCGTCCTGCTCGCTCTCGGCGTCCCGCTCGCGGTCAGCCTGGCGGGCGCGCAACAACAGCGGGTCATCGTCGACCGGATCGACGACACGGCACGCTTCGCGGCCCTCGCCCAGTTCGTCACCGAACCCACCGACCCCGTCACCGGAAACGTCAACGAGCGCCGGGAGACCCTCAGCAGCGAACTCCACAGCTACTACGAGGTGTACGGCATCCGGGCCGGCGTCTTCCACCGCAACGACACCCCGATGGCGCACGCGCCGGACGACTGGTTCCTGCCGGGGACGGGCGAGGTGCGCGACGCCTTCCAGGAGGCACTGCTCAGCCGCCGCAGCCACGACCCCGAGCAGGTGTGGCCCTGGGAGCGGCGCAGCCTCGTGGTGGCCTCGCCGGTCATCCGGGACGGGGACGTCGTCGCCGTCGTCGTCACCGATTCGCCCACCGGGCAGATGCGGTCCCGCATCCTGCGGGGCTGGCTGCTCATCGGGGTGGGGGAGGCGGCCGCGATGCTGCTGGCCGTCGGTGCGGCCCTGCGGCTGACCGGCTGGGTACTCAAACCCGTACGGGTCCTGGACGCCACCACCCACGACATCGCCACCGGCCGGCTGAAGTCCAGGGTCGCGGCGGCCGGCGGACCTCCGGAGCTGCGCAGGCTCGCGCGGTCGTTCAACGAGATGGCGGACAACGTCGAGAGCGTGCTGGAGCAGCAGCGCGCCTTCGTCGCCGATGCCTCGCACCAGCTGCGCAACCCGCTCTCGGCCCTGCTCCTGCGCATCGAACTGCTCGCCCTGGAACTGCCCGAGGGCAACGAGGAGATCGCCTCCGTCCAGGCCGAGGGCAGGCGCCTGGCGCAGGTCCTGGACGACCTGCTCGACCTGGCGCTGGCCGAGCACAGCGAGGCCCAGCTCCAGATCACCGACATCGGCGCCCTGGCCGCCGAACGCGTGGCGGCCTGGTCGCCCACCGCCGAGGCCAAGGGCGTCCTGCTGGTCGGGGAGTGCCCGCCGACCACGGCATGGGCCGACCCGGTCGCCTTGTCCAGCGCGCTGGACGCGGTCATCGACAACGCGGTGAAGTTCACGCCCGAGGACCGGACCGTCGAGGTGACCGTCGCCTCCAACGGTGACACTTCCACCGTCGTCGTCACCGACGACGGCCCCGGTCTGACCGACGAGGAGCTGGCCCGCGTCGGCGACCGCTTCTGGCGCAGTTCGCTGCACCAGAACATCAGGGGCTCCGGCCTGGGCCTGTCCATCTCCCGCGCCCTGCTCACGGCGGGCGGCGGCTCGATCGCGTACGAGCGGCACGAGCCGCACGGGCTGAGAGTGACGGTGACGGTGCCGAGGAGCGACCCCACGGGTGGGACCACCGTTCAGGGCTTGACGGACCGGTAG
- a CDS encoding response regulator transcription factor produces the protein MRLLLVEDDNHVAAALSAVLARHGFDVTHARNGEEALRALVPEADGFGVILLDLGLPDQDGYEVCGKIRKRTGTPVIMVTARADVRSRIHGLNLGADDYVVKPYDTGELLARIHAVSRRTVQDVPGSGEAELWIGSVRIELPTRQVSVNGVAVPLTRKEFDLLALLAQRPGVVFRREQIISEVWRTSWEGTGRTLEVHVASLRAKLRLPALIETVRGVGYRLVEPAA, from the coding sequence ATGAGACTGCTTCTCGTCGAGGACGACAACCATGTCGCCGCCGCCCTGTCGGCCGTTCTGGCGCGGCACGGCTTCGACGTCACCCACGCGCGCAACGGCGAGGAGGCTCTCCGGGCGCTCGTCCCCGAGGCCGACGGCTTCGGAGTCATCCTCCTCGACCTGGGCCTGCCCGACCAGGACGGCTACGAGGTGTGCGGCAAGATCCGCAAACGCACCGGTACCCCGGTCATCATGGTCACCGCCCGCGCCGACGTGCGCTCCCGCATCCACGGCCTGAACCTCGGAGCCGACGACTACGTGGTCAAGCCGTACGACACGGGCGAACTGCTCGCCCGGATCCACGCCGTCAGCCGGCGCACCGTCCAGGACGTCCCCGGCAGCGGCGAGGCCGAGCTGTGGATCGGCTCCGTGCGCATCGAACTGCCGACCCGGCAGGTCAGCGTGAACGGTGTGGCCGTCCCGCTGACCCGCAAGGAGTTCGATCTGCTGGCCCTGCTCGCCCAGCGTCCCGGGGTCGTCTTCCGCCGCGAGCAGATCATCAGCGAGGTGTGGCGCACCAGCTGGGAGGGGACCGGACGGACCCTCGAAGTGCATGTCGCCTCCCTGCGCGCCAAGCTCCGCCTGCCGGCCCTCATCGAGACCGTGCGCGGAGTCGGCTACCGGCTCGTCGAGCCCGCGGCCTAG
- a CDS encoding glutamate ABC transporter substrate-binding protein, translating to MKLRKVTAASAAVLALALTATACGGDDSGDNSSSSGSGGGDKIKIGIKYDQPGLGLKTPDGSFTGFDVDVATYVAKELGYKADQIEWIETKSADRENALARGDVKFIAATYSINDERKEKVDFAGPYLLAHQDLLVKADSDISDATDLNDKKLCSVAGSTSAQNVKKDFAPKAQLKEQPTYSECVAALQSGAVDALTTDDSILAGYASQDQHKGKFKLAGLKLSNENYGIGVKKGDTETVNKINDALEKMVGDKAWDKAVETNFGPAEYKNEPAPKIGDLVK from the coding sequence ATGAAGCTCCGCAAGGTCACCGCCGCCTCGGCCGCCGTGCTCGCCCTCGCCCTGACCGCCACCGCCTGCGGCGGCGACGACAGCGGCGACAACTCTTCGTCCTCCGGCTCCGGGGGCGGCGACAAGATCAAGATCGGCATCAAGTACGACCAGCCCGGTCTCGGCCTGAAGACGCCGGACGGCTCCTTCACCGGCTTCGACGTGGACGTGGCGACGTACGTCGCCAAGGAGCTCGGCTACAAGGCCGACCAGATCGAGTGGATCGAGACCAAGAGCGCCGACCGCGAGAACGCCCTCGCGCGCGGGGACGTGAAGTTCATCGCGGCGACCTACTCCATCAACGACGAGCGCAAGGAGAAGGTCGACTTCGCCGGCCCGTACCTGCTGGCCCACCAGGACCTGCTGGTGAAGGCGGACTCGGACATCTCCGACGCCACGGACCTGAACGACAAGAAGCTCTGTTCCGTGGCCGGGTCGACCTCGGCGCAGAACGTCAAGAAGGACTTCGCCCCGAAGGCCCAGCTCAAGGAGCAGCCCACCTACTCGGAGTGCGTCGCCGCCCTGCAGAGCGGTGCCGTGGACGCGCTGACCACCGACGACTCGATCCTCGCCGGCTACGCCTCGCAGGACCAGCACAAGGGCAAGTTCAAGCTCGCCGGTCTGAAGCTGAGCAACGAGAACTACGGCATCGGTGTCAAGAAGGGCGACACCGAGACCGTGAACAAGATCAATGACGCGCTGGAGAAGATGGTCGGCGACAAGGCCTGGGACAAGGCGGTCGAGACGAACTTCGGCCCGGCCGAGTACAAGAACGAGCCGGCCCCGAAGATCGGCGACCTCGTCAAGTAA
- a CDS encoding TAXI family TRAP transporter solute-binding subunit, with protein sequence MSIAPSRIGRRRVLRGAVAGLVALGLLLWWLAPWSEDPPRGTITLSTGTRAGVYQKYGELLRTSLSKDMPGLEVRLLTSDGSQENVRRVATGQADFAITAADAVQTYKLSGAQNADGLRGVARLYDDYVQLVVPPGSGIRSVTDLRGKRVAIGPPKSGVRLIANRVLRAAGIDPEKDIRPFADGIDTGPGRLGQGLDAFFWSGGLPTDGLRALSEDAGLRFVPIPAGLVARLHDQGGATRYYRATNMPESAYPGSQQGSTVPTMAVSNLLITRADTDPRITEWLTRIVLKSRDGIGAHVHSAQLVDVRTAIYTDPLRLHDGARRHYRSVKP encoded by the coding sequence ATGTCCATCGCGCCGTCCCGTATCGGCAGGCGCCGGGTCCTGCGGGGCGCGGTCGCCGGCCTCGTGGCGCTCGGGCTGCTGCTGTGGTGGCTGGCACCCTGGAGCGAGGATCCACCGCGCGGGACGATCACGCTGAGCACGGGCACACGCGCGGGTGTCTACCAGAAGTACGGAGAGCTTCTGCGCACGTCGTTGAGCAAAGACATGCCCGGCCTCGAAGTGCGGCTGCTGACGAGCGACGGTTCGCAGGAGAACGTGCGGCGCGTGGCGACCGGGCAGGCGGACTTCGCGATCACCGCGGCCGACGCGGTGCAGACGTACAAGCTGAGCGGCGCACAGAACGCCGACGGGCTGCGCGGGGTCGCCCGTCTCTACGACGACTACGTGCAGCTCGTGGTCCCTCCCGGCTCCGGTATCCGTTCCGTCACCGATCTGCGGGGCAAGAGGGTCGCCATAGGGCCGCCCAAGTCGGGTGTCCGGCTCATCGCCAACCGGGTGCTCAGGGCGGCGGGCATCGACCCGGAGAAGGACATCAGGCCCTTCGCGGACGGCATCGACACCGGCCCCGGGCGGCTCGGGCAGGGACTGGACGCGTTCTTCTGGTCGGGCGGGCTGCCCACCGACGGCCTGCGCGCCCTGTCCGAGGACGCCGGCCTCCGGTTCGTGCCGATCCCGGCCGGCCTGGTCGCCCGGCTGCACGATCAGGGCGGGGCCACGCGCTACTACCGTGCCACCAACATGCCGGAGTCGGCCTACCCCGGCAGCCAGCAGGGTTCGACCGTCCCGACGATGGCCGTGTCCAATCTGCTGATCACCCGGGCGGACACGGACCCGCGGATCACCGAGTGGCTGACCCGGATCGTGCTCAAGAGCCGGGACGGCATCGGTGCGCACGTCCACTCCGCCCAGCTCGTCGACGTACGCACCGCGATCTACACCGATCCGCTCCGGCTGCACGACGGCGCGCGCCGGCACTACCGGTCCGTCAAGCCCTGA
- a CDS encoding MazG nucleotide pyrophosphohydrolase domain-containing protein: MSASPADQVREFHRAFGLDVRETPTEVPPELAAQRGDLLTEEAAEVAEVAVHGPLDRLAHELADVVYVAYGTALVHGIDLDAVISEIHRANMSKRGPDGTIARRSDGKVLKGDHYEAPDVSGVLRRQGWAQGAEPRTEA, from the coding sequence ATGAGCGCTTCGCCCGCCGACCAGGTCCGTGAGTTCCACCGCGCCTTCGGGCTGGACGTGCGCGAGACACCGACCGAGGTCCCACCGGAACTCGCCGCCCAGCGCGGCGACCTGCTCACCGAGGAGGCAGCGGAGGTCGCGGAGGTGGCGGTGCACGGCCCCCTCGACCGGCTCGCGCACGAACTCGCCGACGTCGTCTACGTCGCCTACGGCACGGCGCTCGTCCACGGCATCGACCTCGACGCGGTGATCTCCGAGATCCACCGCGCCAACATGAGCAAGCGCGGCCCCGACGGCACGATCGCCCGCCGGTCCGACGGCAAGGTCCTCAAGGGGGACCACTACGAGGCGCCCGACGTGTCCGGGGTGCTGCGCCGGCAGGGGTGGGCGCAGGGCGCGGAGCCCCGCACCGAGGCCTGA
- a CDS encoding amino acid ABC transporter permease — translation MTSVLYDAPGPRAKRRNVILSVVFVALMALFLWWVYKTMDDKGQLEWSLWKPFTESAAWTTYLLPGLADTLKAAALAMVIALPLGAVLGIARMSDHRWVRASAGTVVEFFRAIPVLLLMLFANEFFARSTDVSTADRPMYAVVTGLVLYNASVLAEVVRAGILALPKGQTEAAQAIGLRKGQTMSTILLPQAVTVMLPAIVTQLVVIVKDTALGGVMLGFTELLNARGTLAANYANVIPSFIVVAIIFIVLNFLITSFASWLEARLRRSKRSTGAVLGPDDVHDLNAAEVGGTHGTGADNT, via the coding sequence GTGACCTCCGTTCTGTACGACGCCCCCGGCCCCCGGGCCAAGCGGCGCAATGTCATTCTCTCGGTCGTGTTCGTCGCCCTTATGGCCCTTTTCCTGTGGTGGGTCTACAAGACGATGGACGACAAGGGCCAGCTGGAGTGGTCCCTGTGGAAGCCGTTCACCGAGTCCGCGGCCTGGACGACGTACCTGCTGCCCGGCCTCGCCGACACCCTCAAGGCCGCGGCGCTGGCCATGGTCATCGCGCTCCCCCTGGGGGCGGTCCTCGGCATCGCCCGGATGTCCGACCACCGGTGGGTGCGGGCTTCGGCCGGCACGGTGGTGGAGTTCTTCCGGGCCATCCCGGTGCTGCTGCTGATGCTGTTCGCCAACGAGTTCTTCGCCCGCTCCACGGACGTCAGCACCGCGGACCGGCCCATGTACGCGGTCGTCACCGGTCTGGTGCTCTACAACGCCTCGGTCCTCGCCGAGGTCGTCCGGGCCGGCATCCTGGCCCTGCCCAAGGGGCAGACGGAGGCGGCCCAGGCGATCGGCCTGCGCAAGGGCCAGACGATGTCCACCATCCTGTTGCCGCAGGCCGTCACCGTGATGCTCCCGGCGATCGTGACCCAGCTGGTCGTCATCGTGAAGGACACCGCGCTGGGCGGCGTGATGCTCGGCTTCACCGAGCTGCTGAACGCCCGTGGCACGCTCGCGGCCAACTACGCCAACGTCATCCCGAGCTTCATCGTCGTGGCGATCATCTTCATCGTCCTGAACTTCCTCATCACCTCCTTCGCCTCCTGGCTCGAGGCACGGCTGCGCCGCAGCAAGCGCAGCACGGGCGCGGTGCTCGGCCCCGACGACGTCCACGACCTCAACGCGGCCGAGGTCGGGGGCACCCACGGGACCGGCGCGGACAACACCTGA